Proteins from a genomic interval of Oncorhynchus nerka isolate Pitt River linkage group LG13, Oner_Uvic_2.0, whole genome shotgun sequence:
- the LOC135574625 gene encoding uncharacterized protein LOC135574625 has protein sequence MAAGQNQIQEHSAEHIVCTVLAVKKNTHRQGTGGGSPKADLTPAEDMALELNKGRPVLEGIPGGKETSIGSSQDATRFIQVPGSTVFLLEPPAQAPDDADPGEGPSAAATAHDGDDDEEETISLDSRRHEDPDAIQWENQPGNISSQAIRKLYGNHLRRQIELADIDIQYKKKNMENLALESEIKKRTIRKLDLEIKKLERELQEDDTAQNKN, from the exons atggcagcaggtcaaaatcaaatacaagaacattctgcagaacacattgtctgtactgttttagcagtgaaaaagaatacccacagacaaggcacgggtggtgggtcaccaaaggctgaccttaccccagcagaggacatggccttggagctaaataaaggcaggcccgtcttagaggggatccctggggggaaagagacgagcataggttcctcccaagatgccacccgcttcattcaag tgcctggcagcactgtgttcctgttagagccaccagcacaagcaccagacgatgctgatcca ggtgaaggccccagtgcagcagcaacagcacatgatggagacgatgatgaggaggagaccatctctctggattccagaaggcatgag gacccagatgctatacagtgggaaaaccagcctggcaacata agctcacaagctatcagaaagttgtatggcaaccacctccggcgccaaatagaactggcagacatagacattcagtacaagaagaaaaatatggaaaatcttgcactggagtccgaaataaaaaagaggacaattaggaaactggaccttgaaataaaaaaacttgagagggag ctccaagaagatgacacagctcaaaataaaaattag